The DNA window ataaggaaaaaaggaaaggaaagagaaatttgaaCATAACTCTTATGACCTTATATTTCCCATCATTCCATGACCTGGCAGGTGTCCATTCTTGGCTTCCATCACTCCTAAAGCATGTATTCCAGTATGGTTGAAAGAACTGTTTATATAGATGCATAGGCATTATGAACATCTAAATGGATTTTTAAGCCAAATGCATCATTGTTTTATGCCAACTTCTGACTTGAACCTAGGTTAATAGAATACAACATTTATATCtgtgaggaggaaaaaagcatTTAGTATCAGTCTTAAATCCTATGCCTCTTAACATctctgtttaaaatgaaaatcatccCGTCACTAACCCCTATCTTGTCATAGTTAAATACCTTAGATTTTAGAAGGAAAGACAAGGAGATAAAATATATCTGGTTCGATTTTCCAGGAATTTGGCTGTCTAAACATCACAGTCTGGCAAGTTTTTAACTCTGGATTTTCTTGCTATAAAGACTAGTGGTGAGatcctgaagaaaaatgaaaccccAAATACCTCAAGGGAACATTTCAAAACATCAGAGACACAAGGCTGGAATTAGAATCAACCAATCTCCAGGGGTCCCAAATGGTTTTAGTTATTGATAAATAACtaagcatgtgtatgtgtgcgagTGTGaatacatgtgcacatgtatatgtttatatctgAATATGTGTGTACATGAAAATAGATAGCTGTATAAAGATCTGTATAAAGATCAGAAATGagagattaaaaattttatttatttatttatttttgagagacagagacagtgcgagcaggggagggtcagagagagagggagacacagaatccgaagcagcttccaggctctgagctgtcagcacaaagcccaactcagggcttgaacccacgaaccctgacatcatgacctgagccaaagctggctgcttaactgactgagccacccaggcaccccagaaaagaGATATTTTAATAGAACTTAATGATTTCACTACTGCAGGACTTTGGGTCCTTTATCTAAAAAGTTTTGCAAAGACCCCAAGGGAATAAagctgaatatatttaaattatgtgaatgatttaacttaaaatttttaaatttaaaaaaaaattaccttttaaagTATATGTGAAAGTAACACTTAACTAgtatttagatcttttttttttaattcagtgtttatttaattttaagagacacagagcacaagcagggaggggcagagagagagggagacacagaatccaaagcaggctccaaactctgagctctcaacacagCACTAGTTGCAGGGCTGTAACCCATaaaccatggatcatgacctgatgcttaactgactgagatcccctggtgcccctaaatttttaaatttattaatatgagTATATGACCAGGTAGTGCTTTGATATGGGATGATATTGTTTCGTTACACATATATCgctatttttataattaagagtGTATGAGTAGcatattaaatgttcttttaaaggAAGGTTTCTAAGactgtaaaatgtttattaaatagatGAATAGAAtttagttaattatttttgtatcattttatatccatgggtttttatttaataaaagtgcTACAATATATATAATGTTCATGAATAAAATggtcttattatttatttaaaacatatttctaatAATATATGAGTTTCCATTCTATCATGCCAAGAAAAAGTTTATCTTTTGAATGTCTATACTAATTTTATTGAAGAAATTGATGTTAATGACATTTGAATTTACAGGTCCTAAATAGCTAAAGATATTGatgtttacttttctatttctagacttactgtttttgaatttttaaaatttgtcaaaaatgttttatttatttttgagaaagagtgcaaccAGAGGGAAGGGCTGAGATAGAGGGGGACAAAGTATCCATGCAaagtggggtctgcactgacagcagtgagctcaatcacggctcaaactcatgaaccatgagaccattacctgaattgaagtcaaatgctcagccgactgagccactcagctgcctctcagttttggattttttaaatcatctcttCCTTATAGACCTTTCTTTTTGACCTAATATAATTTCTTTGAGAACAAGAAGGAAAACATTGTTGACACTGAAGAACTAGGATTGTGTGATATTGCAGAGGTCACAGCACAGAGATTCTGAAGAAGTAGATGTGGCCATTAACACAACTTGTTGTAAGGAGGTCCATTAGAAAAGAGTACTGGTGGCTTTGGTGGCAGATCCTTCACTGGCAACTTTAACTTGTGGTTGAAATCAGATTATACTGTAGGAAGGAATAGGAGTCAAGAAGCAGAAATAATTGgttccaaaaaatattttccagacaCTTGTGTAAAAAAGGTCACTAAGGTCAAGGGAAATTTTGCTATTGGGTCAAAGACCAATAAATTTGGACAGGTTgtgaaaacaagaaatagaaatgagctccaaagagaatattttgagaaacttGCTTGACGGGAAAAAGGAATTAGTAATAAATACATACAGTAATAAAGGAGGGAACAATGGCTATAGAGGGCAAAAGTTTATGTGAGATTTGGATTTGAGGTAGTTTACTTATAATAGCTTCAGCTTTTTCTTTATGGAATAGAAATtaatgaggagcgcctgggtgactcagctggtcccacttgactcaagtcatgatcttgtggttcatgagttcaagccccatgtcgggctctgagctgtcagcacagaacctggagcctgcttcagcttgtctccctctctctcttgtccttgcccactcacacaccctctctctcagaaagtaaataaacataaaaaaaaaagaaattaatggaatGTGGCATGAGGAGCAGGAGGTATATAAGAAAACTGAGTATGATTAACACTAATTATTTCAAGCCATGCAGCAGGCAAAAACAGAGCCATGTAACAATGAGATTCTACTTAAAATGCAAAACTGTGAGTACATACAGCTTGCAGTCTGCATGTCTATATACTTTCTTCAGAACTGCTCCACATTCTGAGCATAAAAGCATAAAAGACAGTACAGAATTGTCCCAGAGTCAGGGTATAGGTTGGTGTGCAGGCACAATGGTAAATGTGAAGCATAACATTGAAACTCAGCTGACATTTGGACTTATATAGAGTTCTTTAAAATCTGTTAACTATATCTCAATTTGAGGGTTAGAATGatagaataactaaaattatcACCACTCATGCACTGACAATCCTCTTCtagaaaaatgtaatgatttcttttcctttgaaaaataagaCAGTTTTCAGCATATTTTATTGAAGCCTAATATTTACAAACTATTTATCCCCACCTATGTGAAGTATCACCATCAAAACAGTCATATTCTGAAGAAGGGAAGCTTTAGAAGCCTGGTCCTTAGTGTTCAGCCTCAGGACTGATAATCTCCAAAGGCTGAAGGGTCTATGAATTTCCAGCAGGGGTTTTGGGTCTCCTCTACCTAACACTGTGGGAtggctttcatttccttctaaatAAATGGATGTATTAATGGCTCAGATTTCCTAATCTGATTGATTTGTATATGTGACTATCCTTTGTACGTTTAAAGATAGAAGCCAATAAACTCTGGGAGATCCTTGTAGGTTGTGTAAGAATATTTGGACATTGATTTTCAGGGAATAATTTCCAGGTCAACTGGAACTAAGATCGCTTCCTAGAGGGTGAAGACAAGAATATATCTGTGGGATGGATATTTTGAGTTTAGGAATGAAGGTCTCTTCCTGACTTACCCTTTACCCTCATCCATAAAAGTCTTACTGTTCTGTACCAGAGTATTCTAGGTGTCAAGCCCTTGCTCTTCCTTCCAATATTGCAGGTATTGGTGagtccctttcttcttcttcgtTTCAATTTCTGATGGAGAAAATATAAGATTTGTGCAAAAGCATGTAAGTCCCTGGCAGGTCTAATTTCTTTAACTGTGGCTGTGTATTCTATTTTCTCATCCTTGCAGATGGTAACACAGCAGCTATAACCTGAAGTATGAGGTTAGAAATCCCTGCCTAATGTATTAGGAGAGGGCCAGAAAGAAAGGTAAGTTCCTGTGTCTAGGCAGAGGCTCTTCTAACCTTGGTTGGAAGAACTTCGCCAGATTATACTTTCCTGGATGGAAGTTTGGGATACTGACCAAGTGACCTCCTCTGTGATTTATTATTCTTTGAAATGGTATAAAATGTACTGTGGAGGACATCAGTGTCCTATGACAACCTCTTACCAGTTTCAAATACTGAAGATTGTTTAATCTTgaaaatcttcttttcttttggactAAGTCCCTTCTATACTACTGGATCACTCAGATACCTTGACCCCAGTTCCCTGCCCCCTTTGAAGCACTCTGACAACTTTTTCCCGAATTTCTCTGGTCTTAACTCCATATACTATAGGGTTAAGGGCGGGTGGGAAGAGTAGATAGACATTGGCTAAAAGAATGTGAATATGGAGTGGAACATGGTGGCCAAAGCGATGGGTAAAAAAGGAGAAGAGGGCTGGTGTATAAGAGATTAAGATGACACAGACATGGGAACCACAAGTCCCCAGGGCCTTGGACCGAGCTTCCTGAGATGAGAGACGAAGGACAGCTTGTGCAATAAAGACATAGGAGAGACCAATGCAAAGCAAGTCAACCCCAATGACCAACAGTGCTGCTGTCAGCCCATACACACGGTTAGGCCTGGTGTCTCCACATGCTAGCTTCACAACAGCCATATGCTCACAGTATGTGTGTGGGATCACATGGCTTTGGCAGAAGCTCAAACGTTTAATGAGGAAGGGGCATGGGAGCATGAGCATGGAGCCCCGCACCATAGCTACCACTCCAATGCGGGCAATGATGGTGTCAGTGAGAATAGTGGCATAACGGAGTGGGTGACAAATGGCCACATAGCGATCAAAGGCCATGGCCAGAAGCACAGTAGACTCCATCATGCAGAAGGCATGAATGAAGAACATCTGTGCCAGGCAGGCAGAGGCTGAGATGTGTCCAGCCCCACACCAGAGAATGGCCAGTAGCTTGGGAACTGTGGAGAAGGAGGCAGCCAAGTCAATGGTTGAGAGCATGCACAAGAACAGGTACACAGGCTTGTGCAGGGCTGGCTCGGTGGCAACAACAACCAAGATGGTGATGTTGCCCACAATTGTGGCTGTGCTCAGGCAGCACACAGGGAGTGAGAGCCACAGGTGGAACTGTTCCAGACCTGGGATGcccaagaggaagaaaacagaagggtCCAGGTTAGTGTGATTAGGAGACTCCATCATCTGGACAAAACCTCTGGGCATCTTCTCTGGTCAGAAACCCCACACAGTATCAC is part of the Suricata suricatta isolate VVHF042 chromosome 11, meerkat_22Aug2017_6uvM2_HiC, whole genome shotgun sequence genome and encodes:
- the LOC115272331 gene encoding putative olfactory receptor 52P1 — encoded protein: MPRGFVQMMESPNHTNLDPSVFFLLGIPGLEQFHLWLSLPVCCLSTATIVGNITILVVVATEPALHKPVYLFLCMLSTIDLAASFSTVPKLLAILWCGAGHISASACLAQMFFIHAFCMMESTVLLAMAFDRYVAICHPLRYATILTDTIIARIGVVAMVRGSMLMLPCPFLIKRLSFCQSHVIPHTYCEHMAVVKLACGDTRPNRVYGLTAALLVIGVDLLCIGLSYVFIAQAVLRLSSQEARSKALGTCGSHVCVILISYTPALFSFFTHRFGHHVPLHIHILLANVYLLFPPALNPIVYGVKTREIREKVVRVLQRGQGTGVKVSE